In one window of Zingiber officinale cultivar Zhangliang chromosome 11A, Zo_v1.1, whole genome shotgun sequence DNA:
- the LOC122032137 gene encoding cytochrome P450 78A5-like: protein MDSPSVFDSSSHLVFLPTAAALPQIAAVVAVVFAVLWFHPGGLARALSRAGRSIPGPHSMVLALSGSVAHRALARLAHSLRAADLMIFSVGLTRFILASRPETAREILNSSAFSDRPVKESAHELLFHRAIGFAPFGDYWRQLRRISATYLFCPTRVASFEEHRVKIGQQMIRGIMASMDSTGVVCVKKILHFGSLSSVMMSVFGQKFDFDHGEGAELDELVTEGYELLGAFNWSDHFPLLRWMDPQGIRKRCKRLSATVNVFFGRIIEEHRRRRVDGVVPEGVTADFVDVLLDLQKEESLSDSDMIAVLFEMIFRGTDTVAILLEWIMARMVLHPDIQRKAQSEIDDVLGSSRRPISDSDVPRLPFLQSIVKEALRLHPPGPLLSWARLAVHDTHVGDHFVPAGTTAMVNMYAITHDESVWEDPEAFKPERFMEESVSVLGSDLRLAPFGSGRRVCPGKALALATVHLWVAQLLQGFYWVPAAPDREVDLTECLKMSMEMKNPLVCRALPRS from the exons ATGGATTCTCCCTCCGTCTTCGATTCCTCTTCGCACCTCGTCTTCCTCCCAACAGCAGCGGCGCTCCCTCAGATAGCCGCAGTCGTCGCCGTCGTTTTCGCGGTTCTGTGGTTCCACCCAGGCGGCCTCGCGCGGGCTCTCTCGAGGGCTGGTCGTTCGATTCCTGGCCCCCACAGCATGGTCCTCGCCCTCTCTGGCTCCGTCGCCCACCGCGCCCTTGCAAGGCTAGCTCACTCCCTCCGAGCCGCCGACTTGATGATCTTCTCCGTCGGCCTCACCCGTTTCATCCTCGCGAGCCGCCCCGAAACTGCACGCGAAATACTCAACAGCTCGGCCTTCTCGGACCGCCCTGTCAAGGAATCCGCGCACGAGCTCCTATTCCACAGGGCCATCGGCTTCGCGCCCTTTGGCGACTACTGGCGCCAACTTAGAAGGATCTCCGCCACGTACTTGTTCTGTCCCACGAGGGTCGCTTCCTTCGAGGAGCACCGGGTGAAAATCGGGCAGCAAATGATCCGGGGCATAATGGCTAGCATGGATTCCACCGGGGTCGTCTGCGTGAAGAAAATTCTCCACTTCGGTTCTCTCAGCAGCGTTATGATGAGCGTTTTCGGCCAAAAATTCGATTTTGACCACGGCGAAGGCGCGGAATTGGATGAACTTGTCACGGAGGGGTACGAGCTGCTCGGTGCCTTCAACTGGAGCGACCACTTCCCTCTGTTGAGGTGGATGGATCCTCAGGGCATCAGGAAAAGGTGCAAGCGATTGTCGGCCACGGTCAATGTGTTCTTTGGAAGAATCATAGAGGAGCACCGTCGAAGGAGGGTCGATGGAGTTGTGCCCGAAGGTGTGACTGCCGACTTCGTGGATGTGTTACTAGACTTGCAGAAAGAAGAGAGTCTCTCTGATTCTGATATGATCGCCGTCCTCTTT GAAATGATCTTTCGAGGAACAGATACAGTGGCCATCCTCCTCGAATGGATCATGGCGAGAATGGTCCTGCACCCGGATATACAACGCAAAGCCCAATCGGAGATCGACGACGTCCTCGGCTCCTCGCGCCGGCCCATCTCCGACTCCGACGTGCCTCGCCTGCCCTTCCTCCAGTCCATCGTGAAGGAAGCCCTGCGGCTGCACCCTCCGGGCCCCCTGCTCTCCTGGGCGCGCCTCGCTGTTCACGACACCCACGTCGGCGACCACTTCGTCCCCGCCGGCACAACCGCGATGGTGAACATGTACGCCATCACCCACGACGAGAGCGTGTGGGAAGACCCGGAGGCGTTCAAGCCGGAGCGGTTCATGGAGGAGAGCGTGAGCGTGCTGGGGTCGGACCTGAGGCTCGCGCCGTTCGGGTCCGGGAGGAGGGTGTGCCCGGGCAAGGCCCTGGCTCTGGCCACCGTACACCTGTGGGTGGCGCAGCTGCTCCAAGGCTTTTATTGGGTCCCAGCTGCTCCTGATAGAGAAGTCGACTTGACCGAATGCTTGAAGATGTCCATGGAGATGAAGAACCCTCTGGTTTGCAGGGCTTTGCCAAGATCCTAA